GATGCATACATAATTTCAACACAATTAAGTATAATGAAAAGTATTCTGAAAGacagaagtatataaaataaataagatcacCTTTATAACCTGGATAATGCATAGTAATTTAACCAATAAATTAGTATCTGTAAAATTAGATATGTACTTCTGCATATGACCCCCAACAATGGTTTTAAACTGATTGATGACTCTTTTGAAACAACTACTTAGGTCAAATTGTATTCCACATCTAAGATGCTGGCTTTATTTTCAAGTTTGCCTTCCCTTACTAAattcagtttgttttctaaagtCAACATGTTTTGGGTATTCTACAAATTTTAATTAACAACTTtagaatttttaactttaatgtaAAAAGCTTTATCAGATGGTTCTCACTTTAGAAAACCTTTAAGAATATCATCCACATTAATTAGAGTTTTCACAGTTACAAAAATGAGGGTTCTTGCTGATGACAGGTCTTTCTCTACAGAACTTCTCACTGGGGTGTATTCTGCATGTACACACAAGAAAACCTCTAATGTGTCTTCTGGTTAATAATTACTATAAACTGGAAAATCTACAAAGGAGGTCTTTTTATTAtgtacaagaaaaatatttccaacaAGAAGtccctttataaaaatatatggagAGTCAAAAATTGACTTATAtttatgcaaatgaaaattataaaatgcttcaTGATAGGCCTATATGAAACATTTTCTTACAGATTcttgaaaatatattaacaatGACTTACGTTATATCTGATtttaccatcccctcacttttttAAGAAtgccattatttttgttttactgaaGAGACAGCTCTACCACAGCCGTAAATGTtacagacaataaatattttctattatatatctGTTCATTTCTGAGGGTAaatgacaaaaggaaaaggcTCTCCTTTGTTCTCCCTCTCTTACTGATAAAAAGACCTCTACCACCTAGAAGGCTGAGAGCCAGAAAAGGAAGCATTCTTAAAATGAACTTCAAACATAAGATATATCTTATAAATCAGGTCATCTAGTTATGTGTATATTTCCCTTTTGTTATCCCTGAGCCTTTAATAAAAACCTCATTTAAATGTTGCAGCCTTGTCTCAGCTGTGCTTACAGAAGATAAAGCACAGGTTTATCTTATGATTAGTTCAGAATTAAAGGGTGGGAGGACAGTCTAAGAACAAACTGGTGGAATAAAATTTAAAGGTCTAACAGTCCGATTTCAGTTGAGTCTTGCACTGTCCATGGTGCAGCACgaaggttttattttattaggGTGGAAGCTTAGTGCAGGATTTCCTGAAGACTGGTTCTCCTACTACATACCTAAGAATTACTTGAGATTAAAAATGTAGACATCTGGAACCCATCCCAAATACAATGAATCGTTAAAATGTGTGTGGTAGGTGGCAGGTAATAGGCATTCTGAAAAGCTTCCCAAGTGATTCTTCCATATTAAGGCTTGAGAATCACTGCAAATCACTGCTTTATAAGATTAGCTCTTTCAAGGGTTCtgcaaggtcaaaactattttcataattatactaagatgttatttgctttttttcactttctcatgACTGTACAGTAGCATTTACTATAGGCTACATGATGTGTGATACTGCAACAGACATATAGAAGCAGATGAGATTCCATCTGTCTTCTTTAAATCAGACagtaaagatatttgcaaaaaatgACATACAATGCCACGTTTCTCactaaatctttttaaattttggaaactagacatttttcataaatatgttCTTTATATTAACacgtttattatttttaatgaatattttataactttttattttaaatatgatattagtatttataacccacataaacaaaaggtcttgagaccaaaaagtttgagaactgctcttTCCAGCAGACATCCAGCACCCTATGAACATTACTGCTGTTAGGCATGGCCACTTAGTTCCTTGGCACATTCAATGTatatttcactttaaatataattcaGTAGATCGTCTGCAAAAAGCTTCTTAAACTTATTGTCAGGCAAGGGGATTTAACCTGACAGGGAAATACTGAAGTATAACCAGTTTTAGTTAAAAATCTAGCATGTTTTCCTTAGTGACATCAGAATGTAATAAATAATCCTTTGATATATAAATGGGCTGTGTGATGTATGAAATAGAAAACCATACTTTACACGAcgcatttaaaaaatgtcaattaGTAACGTGACAACACTAGCATTAGATTCTACGTGAGTGGTGGCAAACAAATGGCCCACTCCAAATGTTAACTAAGAACCcctaatttttgaaagaaaataaagtaagggATAAACTGCGGttcctagagaaaaaagaattcttttaaatttatacgTTTTGAAAATGTTGAAATGTATGTCAGCAGATTGATACTGACATTATACTAAGCTAcacaattttattcttaaatgaaAATACATCCCAGATACTGTTGCCAAGTTAATATTTGAGTGTATCTTGCCATTAGACAATGCAAATTGGGAACACTTCTGAGGTTTAGGCATAGCTGTGGTGAAAGCAGTTCCTTCCAGCCTTTTGATTGTATTTCagatacatataaaaaaattGCATTGATGTTTTTAACCTGccatgtataattttttaatgtattgctatttaaaaaaatctgagacaGCTAACATTTAAACAAACCACTGCTGTTTGGGAATGATGTTTGAATGAAAGATGCTATGAACATATTTGCTAATTTATACCTTATTAAGATTTTAAATGATatagttatttaatatattttacgtTAAATAACTGGTATTTGAAAATaagtctatttttctttctgagtaGCCTTCTGGGAAAAGTTCATTGAATATAGTTTCCAGTCATAGTTTATTTTCCTTActtgtacttattttaaaatcttctcaTCAGGAGGGAGTTAAATAGTGCAAAGCCCAGCAAATCTGACTTCCTCCCCATTTTGGTGTGCATGTCCACTTATGACCATCATTTTTCTGGAAACTTTCCACTTAGTGTATCAAAAATCAATGTTATAAAAGTTCTTTAAAAGGTTCAGCGGTTTTTTTGAGTCTCTGAATGATTACAGCATTCTGTAAATTGGCTTCTTCCAGTGTGAGTGTTTCATCTAGCAATGTGAGGAAAGGCAGAGCTGTTGCCAGGGAAAAGGGAGGACTTCTTTGAGATCCTTGGTATTTTTCGATGAAGTCTTTGATGTGGCTTACCCTGCAAAATAGTACAaactattaatataattttatgaaaacCTGAATTAGCTAATTTAAGGTAATAACTTGTGATGATACCTGGCTATGTTAATACAGAATAATCAAATTATGATGATATAACTACTCACTTGGGCTATCTTTCAAAGGTTCACCCCTGATGATAGTCAGGAATTACTATTCCTTATCTTAGATGTGACAAGGGTATTATAGTTACATTTTGAGTCTCTATTTTTTAGAAACACATTCTGAAATATCTACATATGAAACTATATGAAGTCTGGGATTTGCTTAACATAGTTCAGTGGGAACTGAGTGATGATGGATCACTATATCATCTCTTTGCTTTTGCATATGCCTGAAAGTTTCTATAACAGAAAAATCTACATATCTTGCTCTGAATGGATCAGAAATGGTCCAACCAGTAATCCTACACAGACACAGGCCGTATCTCTTCAATACGACGTCAGGCTGTGCTTCAAATCTAGTCAAGAAAATTCTTAACCCAGTGCAGGTAGATTTTCAGTTAGTATAATGAACactataatgtaatataatcactgcaatctttttttttttaataacagtgatttttaaatttttatttatttttggctgcatttggtcttcattgctgcacgcgggctttctttagttgtggcaagcggggtctactcttcgttgcagtgcacgtgcttctcattgcggtggcttgtctttgttacggagcacgggctctaggcgtgtgggcttcagtagttgtggcacatgggctcagtagttgtggctcacaggctctagagtgcaggctcagtagttgtggcgcatgggcttcgttgctccgtggcatgtgggatcttcctggaccagggctcgaacccgtgtcccctgcattggcaggtggattcttaaccactgcgccaccagggaagtcctcccaatCACTGCAATCTTGAAGGCAGCTCAAAGTTATGTTCATATAAGTATATGCGTGTGTATATAGAAAGGGAAAGTACGTATACAGTTCATAGAAATTAAGATGCCACTGGGAGTTCCCAggtggcctaatggttaggatcctgggctttcactgtcgtggcctgggttcaatccctggtcggggaactgagatcctgcaagccaggcagcacggccaaaaaaaaacccctgagaTGCCACTGATTCTAAGACTTGCCATTTTATATACtactaaaagttaaaaaaatccagattatgacaaaataatttcttaaacacttagaatttttatatttattgaaagagtACTTTTAACTAATTTTCACACAAACATTCATCAAATTACTTACTTCCAAAATAAGATTAGAATAAAATGGTTAAGTCATTCCTAACAGTTGAACGTTATTCAGACTCAGATCCTTCAAATCACTTCTGATTCAGTCATTGATGTACATGTTTTTCCATATAATACTCCCTTCAGTATCATCGGGTGTGTTGATGATACAGCAGTACTTTGAAAAGTGCTCCACTGCTGTCTCTGGGATGATCTTTCATTGAGCTGACACTTGTTCTGCATGCTTTGAGGCAGATGCCAAGGCAAAGACAATTGTGTCATGACTGCCATATGGCCAACAAGAAATTATAAGGATGcatccccatttcagagatgctaaaatgtgaaaaaatgtgcAAACAAGAATTAGTgcggcttccccggtggcgcagtggttgagaatctgcctgccaatgcaggggacatgggttcaagccctggtctgggaaaatcccacatgctgtggagcaactaggcccgtaagcaacaactactaagcctgcgtgtctggagcttgtgctccgcaacaagagaggccatgacagtgagaggcccgtgcaccgcgatgaagagtggcccccgctcgccgcaagtagagaaagccctcgcatagaaacgaagacccaacacagccaaaaataaataaataaataaacaaacaaataaataaataaaatttaaaaaaaaaaaaaaaagaattaatgaaataTGGCATCACCAAAGACAGAATTTTCCCATTCAATCAAATTCACCAATTGCCACTCTGTTAACCTGTGCAGGTTaccaaaaaaatcaagaaaatggtcACTTGTATTTATTTGGGTACCAAAAATTGGATAACGAAAGGCTAAAgcttatggaaaagaatataagtacaaaaaaccccactaaaGATTAAAGGAAccgtgcagggcttccctggtggcgcagtggttgagaatctgcctgccaatgcaggggacacgggttcgagccctggtctgggaagatcccacatgccacggagcaactgggcccgtgagccacaattactgagcctgcgcgtctggagcctgtgctccgcaacaagagaggccgcgatggtgagaggcccgcgcaccgcgatgaagagtggtccccacttgccgcaactagagaaagccctcgcacagaaacgaagactcaacacagtcataaataaataaataaataaataaataaaagaacgtgaatttctaaaaaaaaaaaaaaaaaaaaaaaaagattaaaggaaCCGtgcagtaaaaattaaaaatgggtacTGTGATCTCTACAATACTACTATGAGAATAAAGAAATGCCAATCTAAAAAGCTAAGAGAGGATAAAAAATAATACTCATTAAGCTcaaaaagaggcaagaaaggaggagcgaagaataaaaagacatggggtaaagagaaaacaaagagcaaGATGGTAGCCTTAAACCTAACTAGTTCAGgatattataaaacattataaaaactGGACTAAACATTccagttaaaaaacaaagcttggggcttccctggtggtgcagtgcttgagaatctgcctgccaatgcaggggacacgggttcaagccctggtctgggaagatcccacatgccgcagagcaactaggcccgtgagccacaattgctgagcctgcgcgtctggagcctgtgctctgcaacaagacaggctgcgatagtgagaggcccgcgcaccgcgatgaagagtggcccccacttgccgcaactggcgaaagccctcgcacagaaacgaagacccaacacagccataaataaataaataaacaaacaaacaaataaataaataaataaataaataatttaaaaaaaaacaacaaagcttGGTTCATTATCACTTAATTAAATACCGTTGGCCAGTCAAAGGTTTTTAAATGCTTCAAGTCagtcagggaaaaaaatggtaGGTGACTATTTGTTACTGAAAATGCCAGAAGTATTTTTCTAGACAAAGAAGttgggattaaaatattttatttccctaaaaagaaacaaacctgaGTTGTagacaacaaacttatggttaccaagagggGAAGGGTAGGGTGAGACGAACtgggagagtgggattgacatatatacactactatgtataaaatagataataatgagaacctactggCATACAGGCCAGATATGAGAGGGAGTTGTGGTGGCCCAGATCAGGGAATCCGAGTCCAGGTTGGGTGAAGAGGACGCTGCACAGGAAAGCGGCCCATCTTCTTGGTGTCAGAGTCTGACCAGCACGAGGAGGGCGCCCATGTAGAGGGAGGCAGGTGGGGGCGGTTGCAGTACGAGCAGGGTTAGGAGTGTGTCCACACAGAAGAGGTGTTCAGTGCAGAGTGTCAGAAGCCAAGTTGGGTTAGGAATATAGGAGAGGTGGTGCACAACAGGCTGTCTCAAGCAGAATAAAAAGAGCATTCATACAGAGGAGGGACTGCAGTGTTTCAGAACCAGAAAGAGGTGGAGAGTGACCACTCATGGGGGAGGATAGGCAGCACTgactgccagggcccaggaggGCAAACAGGTCACTGGCATGATGTGATGTGTCAAGAGACCCAGCAGGAAGAGGAAGGCTTCCAGGCTGGAGAGGAGGCAGCAGTAGAAGAAGGGGACTGGTTACATGTAGGAGAActgatcaataaataaatatattgggggctttcctggtggtgcagaggttaagactccgtgctcccaatgaagagggcccgggttcaattcctggtcagggaactagatcacacatgcataccgcaactaagagttcacatgccacaactaaggagcccacctgccgcaactaagacccagggcaactaataaataaatatttaataaataaataaataaataaatatattgagaaTAACTGGAGCCAAGTTTCTCACTGAAGAAAGTTAAACTGAAGAAAGTGAAGTAGTTACAAATACGGAAAGGGGAAAACTAGAATAAACCCTGTGGTGGTGAACTGAAATTAGAGGTATCTATGTGAACTCATGGTTTTCGCTATGCAAAGATATAGAAATACAgatgtaaatgtgtgtgtatatatatgcatatgtgtatgtatgtatagacaCCTGTAGCTCTTTCCACTCAGAGGGCCTGGGAATGGTGGCAATAAGTATACCTAGTAACCAGATCCTCAATACCCTTGGCCACTAAAAAGAACCAGGGCTTCTTAGAAAACGTACAGAAcgaacctgaaaaaaaattttgtgccaataaacaagaaaatgctcaaagaatgatgggaaGATGTAAAAAGTTTAAAGGAGGTCCCAGGGACTTGGAAACCTATATACAATATGTTCCtactttaattaaaatgaaaaaacattttaagatgagataaaagactggaaaaatCCATCAAACTAGTAGTAGTGATTATCTCTGGGTGATGGAATTTAACttgatttcaatttctttcagtactttCCTGTATTATCATTCCTTTTCTACAattaacagaaaaatacacacataatGCTAATGATCAacttaaaaacatattaaaaataattcttttaaaattatgtatctagggcttccctggtggcgcagtggttgagaatctgcctgctaatgcaggggacacaggctcgagctctggtctgggaggatcccacatgccgcggagcaactaagcccatgagccacaattactgagcctgcgcgtctggagcctgtgctccgcaacaagagaggccacgatagtgagaggcccgcacaccgcgatgaagagtggcccccgcttgccacaactagagaaagccctcacacagaaaaaaagacccaacacagccaaaaataaataaatgaaaaaaaaaaaaaaaatacaggatgcccacttcaatttgcatttcagataaacaatgaaaaatattttttaaaaaattatgtatctaGGTAAGCAGGAAAACTAATGAAATGATAATCCATAAAACAGACTGAAAATACTTCATTAATGTCCAAGAATTTCCATTGTCATGAAACATTATATTTAGAGAACTATTTATTAAGATCCTTAGTTGTTAAAAATAGCTGTTGACTGAcctgaaaagaagaaatacaattaaaactTAGGGAACAAATCAGACAAATAATGAAATGGAAGACTCACCTATGAGAAATGTTAAATTTCTGGACAATCCTTTTCCCATTGGCTAACCAGATCTGTATATTAGTGATGGGTTCCAGACTGTTTAGTGGGACAGTAGAcaacttatttttattctcaacTTCAATAGTCTTCGCTTTAGAAACAATTTTTGGTGTAGCACTAAGAAAATGCAGACAACAAGTCAGATGCATGTTTTTCATTAAGCAGAACTTTATCATTAAACAATTACTATAAAAACTTTACAGTAAGTATAGCTTTTAGGAAGATTTTAGCTAGTCACAGCTGTTCCCTAACACATAAAGATATTAATATCAGTTATATCCATCATACATGATGATTATAGGAATCTAACAAAATTATGCACATCTAAGTAATTTGTAAGCTTGTGGACTGTTACGTAAGTATACTTGAAGAGTATACTTATGTATTTGAATAGTGCCTTACAGAACAATTTTATAGTGCTGACAGATCTATGGGCTTTACCTTTACCTACCCCCCAGgttaaaatttctaaaagaaattatAAGTTCTCTGTAGAGAACAGTCCTTGGGttataaaggaaatgaaaggaaacaaagTATTTCCTCATCACTCTGAAAGTCACATTGGGATATTTTTACATGTGTGGATGAATATGCATTTATATACCGTACCAATCTTGATAATTAATATATgagaattcataaaaatgaaagcaatccTATATTTAACCTCTTTGCATATTCTGCCATAGGCATAATTAGATAAGATGAATACTGCAAAGTTTGAAAATATTGGGCTggtcaaaaagttcattcgggtttttcggAAGAGCTtatgaaaaacccgaacgaacttcttggccaacccaataattaaAGGCTCTGATACTGATACTAACTTTATCAGGCATTGTTTCACTTTTATTACCTCAAAATTCAGATAATGATCAGAGAACACAATGCTGAAGGCATTGGTAACTATAATACAGAACCCTATGTCCAAACGCTAGCCTATGTACTCTGACATTAATGGCAAAGCTCAAGTGGTGGGTGCAAGGGAGAAAAAATGATTTATCCACCCAATTTTGCCCAACGTCCTCATTAGGCCAGGCACTTTTGATCAGATAAAACCAAAAAAGCCACCATGACTTTTTAGTGTAGTGCCAGCATATGTTAATTTACACTAAGGTGAATATGACTTAGAAGTTCTCATAAAAGTTAACATGAAAAATCTCATTTCCAATGGGAGAAATGGTAACTCTATATATGTGGTCTACATAGTAAAATAATGACAGGCTGAATATTAGTCAAACCTCTACTTATGGAAATTACAGATCATGAGCCTACTCACCTTCCCAGTCTATGACCCTGTCCTGAGAAGGGCTGGAACACAGGCTTCGTTGACATACatacttcatttttcttatcttcaaCTTTAACATCGACCTCCTCTTTATCAAAAACTCCCTGTAATTCTAAAGGTAATTCCCTtggaaagtaaagaaagaaagtgatAAAGCCCCtaatatgttttttctttctctgaaaaacaTACTGTGCAtgtaaaaagaatagaaaaatatacagaaataagaggcatatatattctatacaataaaaactaaatgtatttaaaataatacagttaGAGAAAAATCAagctcttatttcattctttaaaatgaaaatatagctaCATGCTGGTTCTAGAAAAACAAGacataaaaaaatgtaaacacatatagatttaagaaagaaaatgacagccCACCTCCCCCAAAAGTGACAGCCCTTATAATTCCACTCTCACTCTAATAAAAAACTTTGGGGTGTATCTCCTAAATTTTCTCTCTACATATAGTAAAATTCcacataataattatattttttccaaagatgGTATCATTCTATGTACATTATTCTGTATTTtgcaaactgctttaaaaaaaaaaagcaatataccACAGAAATCTTCTCACGTTAGtatatggatatatgtcattCATTTTTACCACACGCACACTGTTATTCTGTTATAAAGTAGATCAAATGGTACAAACATATAAAAtactcttttcatctttttcttactgatttgtaagaaatatgtatatattccattTACAGGATATATGTGAAACAAGTATTCCCAGTTTGGCATTTGATTTTACATAATCAAATTTATCTTTCTTATATTGCTTCTGGGATTCATGCCAACTATAactatatgcaacaacatggatgaacatccCAAAGAAATAAGCTGAGtagacacaaaaaataaacatattgcaTTTACATAGAgttcaaaaaaacataaaatgaaaaaattataaagaaaagcaaagaacaacTTACTACTAAAGTTAGGATAGCATTACTTCTGTGATATTGCTACAAATAATGTGTAATTTAATCTTATCATGAGGATGAAATCAGATAAATCTGaattgagagacattctacatAATTTGGGCCCATAATCTTCAAGTGTCAAGgtcattaaaaaaagacaaaaacaaaaactgagaaactgTTCCCTCctgaaggagacta
This genomic stretch from Balaenoptera acutorostrata chromosome 12, mBalAcu1.1, whole genome shotgun sequence harbors:
- the UBXN2A gene encoding UBX domain-containing protein 2A isoform X1, coding for MKEVDNLESIKEEWVCETGSDHQPLSDNQQTNCEYFVDSLFEEAQKVGAKCVSPTEQKKQADISIKLWKNGFTVNDDFRSYSDGASQQFLNSIKKGELPLELQGVFDKEEVDVKVEDKKNEVCMSTKPVFQPFSGQGHRLGSATPKIVSKAKTIEVENKNKLSTVPLNSLEPITNIQIWLANGKRIVQKFNISHRVSHIKDFIEKYQGSQRSPPFSLATALPFLTLLDETLTLEEANLQNAVIIQRLKKTAEPFKELL